Within the Zea mays cultivar B73 chromosome 10, Zm-B73-REFERENCE-NAM-5.0, whole genome shotgun sequence genome, the region ggagccaaaacacaataaccacaagaaatcaatcacagagatgacacggtggttatcccgtggttcggccaagtacaaaacttgcctactccacgttgtggcgtcccaacggacgagagttgcactcaactcctctcaagtgatccaatgatcaacttgaataccacggtgttcttctttactttgatcttttcccgtttgcgaggaatctccacaacttggagtctctcgcccttacaattgaatttcacaaagaagtacggagtaagggagggaagcaacacacacaaatccacagcaaaatgcgcacacacacggccaagaatcgagctcaaaagactatctcaaagttctcactagaacggagctcgaatcactgagaatgacaaacgaatgcgcaaagactgagtgtggatgatcaagaatgctcttaggttgcttggttatctcctccatgcgcctaggggtcccttttatagccccaaggcagctaggagccgttgagagcaatcagggaaggcaaatcttgccttctgtcgcgtggcgcaccggacagtccggtgcacaccggacactgtccggtgcccgattcccttccttaattggcgaagccgaccgttggctggctcggagccgttggcgcaccggacatgtccggtgcacaccggacagtccggtgcccccttctagccgttggctcggccacgtgtcccgcgcagattgcgcggccgaccgttggcccggccgaccgttggctcaccggacagtccggtgaattttagccgtacgccgtcggcaaattcccgagagcgggcacttcacgccgagtcagcctggcgcaccggacactgtccggtgcaccatcggacagtccggtgtgccagactgagctgagtcttggctgtacacagccaagtctttttcacctcttttcttttcttcttctttctgtttctaacacttagacaagtatattagtacacaaaaccaatgtactaaggcttagaaacatacctttactcttgatttgcactttgtccatgcatgagcataaattcacatttaagcacttgtgttggcactcaatcaccaaaatacttagaaatggcttaagagcacatttccctttcaatctccccctttttggtgatttatgccaacacaacataaagcgactagaacaagtgcaatatcacttcaaataaaactcaaatttattttgattcaatttttggtatatatggatcatcctttgccaccacttggtttgtttttgcaaatcagactcaaatctctatctctaagtcaaacacacatgttgaagcataaagagagtcattccaaaagagattgatcaaagatttcaaaaactccccctatttcccataatcaacacttctccccacaagaggccaacttttgacaaaagagacaatgcaagagttttgacaaaacaaaaagctctattttactatttttcaaaatttctcaagtggtagctgatccatttattgctttggcctttattttctccccctttggcatgaagcaccaaaacgggatcaatcttggcccttgaaccccattgcctcaccaaaatcttcaattaagagcaaatggcaataggagttcatgagatgaacttggaataagttaccctctcattgaagtccagtggaagtctttcatggtccaagtccaccttttccctttcaattctccttcgagactaaaacaagcaaactcaagcatatggttagtctcaaagggtcaagttgtaacacaactccccctaaatatgtgcatcacttacacaaggacttgtgaggtccagggaatgtttgtacaacttgagcaccacaataagcaacaaaatgcagaatgaacatgatcaaagacataaacacatgtatgctacaattcaatccaagttccgcgaatctaagacatttagctcactacgcagcctgcaaaaggtcttctcatctagaggcttggtaaagatatcagctagctggttctcggtgctaacatgaaacacttcgatatcacccttttgctggtggtctcttagaaagtgatgccggatgtcaatgtgctttgtgcggctgtgttcaacaggattttccgccatacggattgcactctcattatcacataggagtgggactttgctcagattgtagccaaagtccctgagggtttgcctcatccaaagtagttgcgcgcaacactgtcctgcggcaacatactcggcctcagcggtggatagggcaacggaagtttgtttcttagagttccatgacaccagggaccttcctaagaattggcacgtccccgatgtactcttcctatcgaccttacatccagcatagtcggagtctgaatatccaatcaagtcaaaggtagacccctttggataccagagcccgaagcaaggcgtagcaactaaatatctaaggattcgcttcactgccactaagtgacactccttaggatcggattgaaatctagcacacatgcatacgctaagcataatatccggtctactagcacataaataaagtaaagaccctatcattgaccggtatgctttttgatcaacggacttacctcctttgttgaggtcggtgtgtccgtcggtccccatcggagtctttgcgggcttggcgtccttcatcccaaacggcttcagcaagtcttgcgtgtactttgtttgggagatgaaggtgccgtccttgagttgcttcacttggaacccaaggaagtagttcaactcgcccatcatcgacatctcgaatttctgcgtcatcaccctgctaaactcttcacaagactttttattagtagaaccaaatattatgtcatcgacataaatttggcacacaaaaagatcaccgtcacaagtcttagtgaaaagggttggatcggctttcccaactttgaaagcattagcaattaagaagtctctaaggcattcataccatgctcttggggcttgcttaagtccatagagcgccttagagagcttacacacatgatcggggtaccgttcatcctcgaagccagggggttgctccacgtacacctcctcctttattggcccattgaggaaagcgctcttcacatccatttggtacaacctgaaagaatggtgagcggcatatgctagcaagatacgaattgattctagcctagccacaggagcaaacgtctcctcaaagtccaaacctgcgacttgggcataaccttttgccacaagtcgagccttgttcctcgtcaccaccccgtgctcgtcctgtttgttgcggaacacccacttggttcccacaacattttgcttgggacgaggcaccagtgtccaaacttcattgcgcttgaagttgttgagctcctcctgcatggccaacacccaatccggatctagcaaggcctcttctaccctgaaaggctcaatagaagagacaaaggagtaatgttcacaaaaattaactaatcgagaccgagtagttactcccttgctaatatcacccagaattaggtcgacgggatgatccctttgaatcaccgctcgaacttgggttggaggtgccggttgtgcttcttcctccatcacgtgatcatcttgtgttcccccttgatcacacgcctccttttgatgaacctgttcatcgtcttgagttgagggatgcaccgttgttgaggaagaaggttgatcttgttcatcttgttcatgtggccgcacttctccaatcgccatggttcgtatagcggccgtcggaacatcttcttcatctacatcatcacaatcaacaacttgctctcttggagagccattagtctcatcaaatacaacgtcgctagagacttcaaccaaacccgatgatttgttgaagactctatacgcctttgtatttgagtcataacctaacaaaaacccttctacagctttgggagcaaatttagaatttctacccttcttcactagaatgtagcacctgctcccaaatacacgaaagtaagatacattgggtttgttaccggttagtagctcatacgaagtcttcttgaggaggcgatgaaggtagaccctgttgatggcgtggcaagccgtgttcacggcttccgaccaaaaacgctcgggggtcttgaattctccaagcatcgtcctcgccatatcgattagcgtcctgttcttcctctctaccacaccattttgctgtggtgtgtagggagcggagaactcgtgcttgatcccttcctcctcaaggtattcctccacttgaaggttcttgaactcggacccgttgtcgctccttatcttcttcactttgagctcaaactcattttgagctctcctgaggaagcgcttgagggtcccttgggtttcagacttatcctgcaaaaagaacacccaagtgaagcgggaaaagtcatcaacaataactaaaccatacttacttcctcctatgctcagataggcgacgggtccgaagaggtccatatgtagcagctccagaggtcttgaggtggtcatcacattcttgctgtgatgtgctcctcccacttgtttacctgcttgacaagctgcacaaggtctatctttttcgaattgcacgttagtcaaacctatcacgtgttctccctttagaagcttgtgaaggttcttcatccccacatgtgctaagcggcgatgccacagccagcccatgctagtcttatctattaagcatgcatctagaccggcctcttcttttgcaaaatcaactaaataaagtttgccgtctaatacacccttaaaggctagtgaaccatcatttcttctaaagacagccacatctacatttgtaaatagacagttatatcccatattgcataattgactaaccgatagcaaattatatccaagagactctactaaaaacacattagagatagagtgctcattagaaattgcaattttacctaacccttttaccttgccttgattcccatcaccgaatataattgaatcttgggaatccttactcttgacgtaggaggtgaacatcttcttctcccccgtcatatggtttgtgcatccgctgtcgataatccagcttgaacccccggatgcataaacctgcaaggcaaatttaggcttgggtcttaggtacccaactcatgttgggtcctacaaggttagtgcaaatatccttagggacccaaatgcaagttttgtctcccttgcattttgcccctaacttcctagcaactattttcctattctttctacaaatagcaaaggaagcatttaaagcataataaactgcagaaggttcattcactactttcctaggaatattaacaacatttctcctaggcatattatgaacagcatttctcctaccaacatttctatcatgcacataagaagaactagaagcaaccatgttatgagaatcaaaagcatcatatgcgttacatctcctataagcatttctagattgtctcctatcatggtacataaaggcatggttcttttgcacactactagccataggggccttccctttctccttggcggagatgggagccttatggcttgtcaagttcttggcttccttcttgtagccaagtccatccttaattgaggggtgtctaccaattgtgtaggcatcccttgcaaattttagcttatcaaaattactcttgctagtcttaagttgagcattaagactagccaattcatcattaagtttggaaattgaaactaggtgttcactacaagcatcaatgtcaaaatctttacacctcttgcaagtttcaacaatttctacacaagatgttgatttattagctatttctaacttagcattcaaatcatcattaacactttttaatttagagatggactcatgacaagtagataattcactagagagcatttcattccttttaatttctagagcaagagaattttgtgcactaacaaatttatcatgctcctcatataaaagatcctcttgtttttctagtaatctattcttgtcattcaaagcatcaatcaactcattaatcttattaattttagatctatctaatcccttgaataagcatgagtaatctatctcatcatcatcactagactcatcctcacttgaagaagcataagtactagtatcatgagtgcttactttcttctcccttgccatgaggcaagtgtgacgctcgttggggaagagggatgacttgttgaaggcggtggcggcgagtccttcattgtcggagtcggaggaggagcaatccgaatcccactcctttccgatatgtgcctcgcccttggccttcttgtaatgcttcttcttctcccttttgttccccttttcctggtcactttcattatcgggacagttagcaatgaaatgaccaatcttaccacatttgaagcacgagcgcttctcctttgttttgatcttgcttggctgtcccttgtgacctttaagcgccgtcttgaagcgcttgatgatgagagccatttcttcatcattaagcccggccgcttcAATTtgagccaccttgctcggtagtgtctccttgcttctcgttgccttgagagcaatgggttgaggctcgtggattggaccgttcaacgcgtcatcgacgtatctcgcctccttgatcatcatccgcccgcttatgaattttccgagtacctcctcgggcgtcatcgtcgtgtacttgggattctcacgaatattgtttacgagatgaggatcaagaacggtaaaggaccttagcattaggcggacgacgtcgtggtccgtccatcgcgtgcttccatagctccttatcttgttgacaagggtcttgagccggttgtatgtttgggttggctcctccccccttatcatagcgaatctcccaagttcgccctccaccaactccatcttggtgagcatggtgacgtcgttgccctcgtgagagatcttgagggtgtcccatatctgcttggcattgtccaagccgctcaccttattgtactcttccctgcacaaagatgctaagagaacagtagtagcttgtgcatttctatggatttgttcatttataagcatagggctatctgagctatcaaatttcattccattctctacaatctcccatatgcttggatggagagagaataagtgactacgcattttgtgactccaaaatccgtagtcctccccatcgaagtgtggaggtttgccaagaggaattgaaagcaaatgcgaattcgaactatgtggaatacgggaataatcaaatgaaaagttcgaattgaccgtcttcctgtagtcgttgtcgtcgtccttttgggaagaggaagattcgtcgctgtcgtagtagacgatctccttgatgcgccttgtcttcttcttcttcccatcttttcgtctgtggcccgagcccgagtcgttggacttgtcatcctttggctcgttgatgaaggactccttctccttgtcgttgatcatgattcccttccccttaggatccatctcttcgggtggttagtccctttcttgaagagaatgtgctctgataccaattgagagcacctagaggggggggggggtgaataggtgatcctgtaaaactttaaacttatagccacaaaaacttggttaatcgttagcacaataattgccaagtggctagagaggagccaaaacacaataaccacaagaaatcaatcacagagatgacatggtggttatcccgtggttcggccaagtacaaaacttgcctactccacgttgtggcgtcccaacggacgagagttgcactcaactcctctcaagtgatccaatgatcaacttgaataccacggtgttcttctttactttgatcttttcccgtttgcgaggaatctccacaacttggagtctctcgcccttacaattgaatttcacaaagaagtacggagtaagggagggaagcaacacacacaaatccacagcaaaatgcgcacacacacggccaagaattgagctcaaaagactatctcaaagttctcactagaacggagctcgaatcactgagaatgacaaacgaatgcgcaaagactgagtgtggatgatcaagaatgctcttaggttgcttggttatctcctccatgcgcctaggggtcccttttatagccccaaggcagctaggagccgttgagagcaatcagggaaggcaaatcttgccttctgtcgcgtggcgcaccggacagtccggtgcacaccggacactgtccggtgcccgattcccttccttaattggcgaagcccaCCGTTGGCTGGctcggagccgttggcgcaccggacatgtccggtgcacaccggacagtccggtgcccccttctagccgttggctcggccacgtgtcccgcgcagattgcgcgaccgaccgttggcccggccgaccgttggctcactggacagtccggtgcacaccggacagtccggtgaattttagccgtacgccgtcggcaaattcccgagagcgggcacttcacgccgagtcagcctggcgcaccggacactgtccggtgcaccaccggacagtccggtgtgccagactgagctgagtcttggctgtacacagccaagtctttttcacctcttttcttttcttcttctttctgtttctaacacttagacaagtatattagtacacaaaaccaatgtactaaggcttagaaacatacctttactcttgatttgcactttgtccatgcatgagcataaattcacatttaagcacttgtgttggcactcaatcaccaaaatacttagaaatggcttaagagcacatttccctttcagaactccgctccgcccaacccagggctcggactcgggctaagccccggaagacggcgaactccgctccgcccgacccagggctcggactcgggctaagccccggaagacgacgaactccgctccgcccaacccagggctcggactcgggctaagccccagaagacggcgaactccgctccgcccgacccagggctcggactcgggctaagtcccggaagacgacgaactccgctccgcccgacccccggggctcggactccgccccggcctcagccgtcggtcaccgcctcgcccgacccaggggctcggactcgacctcggccatggaagacagactcgaccttggcttcggaggagcttacacatcacccaatctagggcgcagaccagccacgtcaacaggaggcgccatcatcaccctaccccgagctgactcgggccacgggaacaagaccggcgtcccatctggctcgctccgccagataggcaatgatggcgccccgcatactctgtgatgaCGGCAGCTCTTAgcgcccttacggaagcaagaggacatcagcaaagactcaacagctccgacagctgtccctccgctaggctccggcactcctccgacggccacgacatcacaccagctgggtgccaaaatctctccggctgccacaatggcatgcacttagggcgctagctctcctccgctagacacgtagcactctgctacacccccattgtacacctggatcctctccttacgcctataaaaggaaggaccagggccctcttagagaaggttggccgcgcggggacgaggatgagacaggcgctcgcttgaagccgctctctccctctcccgcgtggacgcttgtaaccccctactgcaagcgcacccgacctgggcgcgggacgaacacgaaggccgcgggattcccacctctctcacgtcggtctccggccacctcacttcccccttcgcgctcggcctcgcgtcgacccatctgggctagggcacgcggcgacattcactcgtcggctagggaccccccggtctcgatacGCCGACAACAGGTGTCAGTTTCAGGAACACATACAGCTCCAATAGAAATGCTAGAAGAACACTGAAGCAAATCAAATGGCAGGAAAATCTGAAAACCTGTTTCTGGTCATCTAATCTTCCCTCATTTTGATTTTTCTCTTCTAGTTTAGCTGTTCCACGATCATCTTTTGATTTTTTCCCTTTTTTTACAGAATATGGCAGGTCATCCACTGAAGTCGTCTCAGACTTCGAGATCATGTGTTCTTTATCAGCCTCTTGTGAATCATCACCTGGCTCAGCTGGATCCTCATCGCTCTCCTCAGATTCGCTACCCATTCCCTCCTCGGTTTCAGTATCATCATCATACTCCATCTCATCTTTCTCTTGCCGTTTCATCTTTTCTGCATCAGTTCCCAAGTCAACATCATTATCATtttgatcatcatcatcacttgtaCCAGTGTCTCCTCCATCAGCATGTCTACTTTGAGATTCTTCATCACCATTTAATAATGAGCCCTCTGTATCTTCTATCTTAACAACACGGatttcatttattttgtatagcAGATCTAGATGCTTTTCAATTGCATGTTCCATTGCCTCAACAAAAACTGTTCTCAAGATTGCCTGACACTCATCTACAGTAAGACCTGACTCAAGCTGGTCTTGTGGATAGAGTTTCATCTGTAACTTGTACAGGGTTGAAACACACCCATTAGAGTTGTAAAAAGGAACTGTGCAGACTTCAATTTTCTCCACTATATCAGCCACACGAACCCTCCTAAGCTTTGCAACCACCATTAGCATCATCCCTAGGCATTCACCAAAAGAAAAAATGAATGCACATACCTCAGAGATTGGTGCACGTGAAAGTCATAAATGTATGTGCTTTGATATAGTAATGAAAATACAGTAGAAACAAAACTCAAGTGTTCATCATACTAAAAGAATTAAAACTCACTCAGAAATATGTTCGAGCAAAGGACACTTCATAACAGGCGTCCTAATATTATCTGATGCAGTCATCAGTATTTCTTTCAGCCGGGGTATACCAAGAGTTACATTCATGTCACCCCTTCCAGCAAGATGAAAAGTGTTGAGCCTGCAATGCATAGTAAACCAATATTTGAGTTGTTATATTCAATTTCTGAAATATAACATAGATAAACAGTAGTACAACACAAGCAAAATGAGGACAAAAATCTTGCTAGTAGTAGTGTGGTAAATAAGAAAAAGAGGGGATGGGGATTCACTTTGCTGCTGGTGAAGAGGAGTTCCTCGCCGCGGCCGTTCCTCCATGAGACGACCTGGCCACCGCACAGGCTCACCTGCAAAGCAAATCAGGCAATCCAGCCAGTGACGGCAAAACCCCGTCAAAACCACGACCAGTCAATCAATGCGGAGCCGATCGATCGCCCAACAAGACGAAGAGAGGAGAGGGTGGCATCGAGTCCGTACCCATGCAGAGGCTCCCTTGGCAAGAGTATGATATTGGCAAGAGTATGATAGGTAAGCCATGCTAGAAGTAAATTGCAAAATATTGTAAAAGTAATCAATTATATTGCTGAGAAACCATGAACATTTCTAAGATACTGTTTAGAGAAACTTCGATCACAACATTACCAGTTCAAGAAAATAAATTGGGATTCAAATGACCCAAAAAAACATATTTGCCTGAGAGTTAAATAAGCAACATGACTTTAATTTGATGGATGTGAAAAAGAACATTTAGTTCAAAAAAAGAAGAGAAACTTCTTTTACCTTCCCTGGATCTTGATGGAACCCTTTCCTCTAATGAAAACATGGCACCCCAATAACAGCTCTGAGTCTTTCCACCGCACGAGGGCGGGCAGCGGCTCTGTGATGGCGAATGGTTGGTTCAgaattgagagagagagagagagagagaaagaagagGAGATTGGCTACTCACTATCTGGAGTTGCCAAAGTCGTCGTTAGCGCTGCTGGCGATGGAGTAGAGCCTGACCTTGTGTGGCTTGCCGTTCTTGTCAACGTCGTTGGCGATGACGCCGATGGACTGGCCCTCTTGTATGGGGTCTTGCCTGTGTTTAGACCATGCTGAAGAAATTGGTTCCTCTCTTCCCTGTCCCTGTCAGAGCGGCAGTGACCAATGGGGGCGCGAGCACTTGGCGATG harbors:
- the LOC109942860 gene encoding DNA-directed RNA polymerase I subunit 1, which gives rise to MMLMVVAKLRRVRVADIVEKIEVCTVPFYNSNGCVSTLYKLQMKLYPQDQLESGLTVDECQAILRTVFVEAMEHAIEKHLDLLYKINEIRVVKIEDTEGSLLNGDEESQSRHADGGDTGTSDDDDQNDNDVDLGTDAEKMKRQEKDEMEYDDDTETEEGMGSESEESDEDPAEPGDDSQEADKEHMISKSETTSVDDLPYSVKKGKKSKDDRGTAKLEEKNQNEGRLDDQKQILGYSLNEAHQLLQEEVIESIIAGTWNVVEVMADACVRCLVLSVLDSG